The sequence CTCTCCTCCACGATCACTTCTTAGCACCTTTATTTTCTTGCTAAGTTGGTTTTCAACTTCACTTTTGTAGCGGACATACTTTTCAATAGCTTCATCTTTACTTTTAAAAAGATACACGTAACAATATTTTGTGATATCGTCAATAAAAGTAATGAAGTATTTGTTTCCACCACGTGTTTGTACTCattttaaatcacatagatCAGAGTGTATTAAATCAAGGGGTTCACTTTTCCTTTCAACTGTTTGAAAAGATGATCTTGTTAGTTTTGCCTCAACACAAGTTTCGCATTTGTGTTGTGTATCAATTTTGAATGTAGGAATGTTTTTCAAGTTAATTAATCTATGAATCGTATCATAATTAACATGTCCTAGTCTACCATACCACAAATTGGAAGACTCAAGCAAGTAAGCAGTAATAGCCATTACATTGAGTTTGAACAAACCATTGCTTACATAGCCTTTTCCTACAAACATTCCATTCTTAGACAAAACAACTTTATCTGACTCAAACACAATGTGAAAACCATGTTTGTTAAGCATTAACCCAGACACCAAGTTCTTACGAATGTCTGGAACATACAACACATTGTTCAAAGTCATCTCTTTTCCAGAGGTCATCTTCAAAACCACTTTTCCTTGTCCCTTGATTTCAAAAGTTGTAGAATTCCCCATGAACAGCATTTCCCCGTTCACGGATTCCTCAAGATTTGCAAACATCTCTTTGTCGGAGCAAACATGGCGAGTGGCACCAGTGTCAATCCACCACTCCCTTGGGTTTGAACCAACCAGATTCACTTCAGAAATGACAGCACAGAGGTTCATGTTTGAAACCTCATGGGATATGTTCTCCACCATATTCACCTCTCGGTTTTCTTTGGCTTCTTGCACTCAGAGGCCTTGTGACCAGTACCATCACAGTTGAAGAATTTCCCGGAGAACTTCTTCTTCGTAATGCCTCCTTTTGGTCCCATATTCATCTTTTTGTTCGAAGGATTGAAGTGTTTCTTTTTCGAGCTTTGGCCATTCTCGACAACATTTGCTTTAGCAGCAATTGGAGAAAACAGTCGTCTTTTAGAGCTCTTGTTGTCTTTCTCGATACGAAGTCAAAAAATGAGTTCTTCAACATTCATCTCCTTTCGCTTGTGTTTCAAGTAGTTCTTGAAATCCTTCCATGCCGGTGGTAGCTTCTCAACAATGGCCGCCACTTGGAAGGATTCGCTCAACGTCATCCCCTCAGAGTGAATTTCGTGAAGAATCACTTGGATATCTTGAACTTGGCTGATAACTGGCTTGGAATCCACCATCTTAAAATCCAGAAAGCGGCCTACGAGAAACTTCTTGTCCCCCGCATCCTCGGTTTTGTACTTTCTGTCAAGGGATTCCCACAGCTCTTTGGCCGTTTTATTTTCGCAGTACACATTGTATAGCGAATCTTCCAATCTGTTCAGTAC comes from Henckelia pumila isolate YLH828 chromosome 4, ASM3356847v2, whole genome shotgun sequence and encodes:
- the LOC140861145 gene encoding uncharacterized protein, with product MASASSETTPIAPIFTVPNRVVPPVAPRGAAFPVPNSHGEKPEKFTGANFKRWQQKLLFYLTMLNLTRFLSEDAPKLKEGEGDVESISALEAWNHSDFLCQNYVLNRLEDSLYNVYCENKTAKELWESLDRKYKTEDAGDKKFLVGRFLDFKMVDSKPVISQVQDIQVILHEIHSEGMTLSESFQVAAIVEKLPPAWKDFKNYLKHKRKEMNVEELIF